The proteins below come from a single Aegilops tauschii subsp. strangulata cultivar AL8/78 chromosome 6, Aet v6.0, whole genome shotgun sequence genomic window:
- the LOC109742346 gene encoding F-box protein PP2-B10-like isoform X1 has product MQASKQARGKKQRGQTDCVHFASSLKPPAAFLLHKNPIPIPIPPNQLQLSSSYPGESRPGQSSGRPTPAPTDGGSHPMEEACEIARLPEELLSAALARTSPRDAFHVAAVSPAFRAAADSDDVWASFLPPGGLPPLADGELPPPSSKKELFLRLSAGPVLLQDRLVSMWVDREAGTKCYMLSAWNLQSVLSGDTPDYPRRVPLDDSSRNHKSLGSLVLSGIMTGGACFC; this is encoded by the exons atgcaagcaagcaagcaagcacGTGGAAAGAAACAGAGGGGCCAAACCGACTGTGTTCACTTTGCTTCGTCGCTAAAGCCTCCGGCCGCGTTCCTTCTGCACAAGAATCCGATCCCCATCCCCATACCGCCAAACCagttacaactctcctcctccTACCCCGGCGAATCTCGACCTGGACAAAGCAGCGGCCGGCCGACGCCGGCGCCAACGGACGGGGGATCCCATCCCATGGAGGAGGCCTGCGAGATCGCGCGCCTGCCGGAGGAGCTCCTCTCGGCGGCGCTGGCCCGCACGTCCCCGCGCGACGCCTTCCACGTGGCCGCCGTCTCCCCGGCCTTCCGCGCCGCGGCCGACTCCGACGACGTCTGGGCCAGCTTCCTGCCCCCCGGCGGCCTCCCGCCGCTCGCCGACGGGGAGCTGCCCCCGCCCTCGTCCAAGAAGGAGCTCTTCCTCCGCCTCTCCGCCGGCCCCGTCCTCCTCCAGGACAGGCTCGTG AGCATGTGGGTGGACAGGGAGGCCGGCACCAAGTGCTACATGCTGTCCGCCTGGAACCTCCAGTCCGTCCTGTCGGGGGACACGCCCGATTACCCGAGACGGGTCCCACTCGACGACTCTTCTAG AAACCACAAGTCGCTCGGTTCGCTCGTTTTAAGTGGgattatgacaggtggggcctgcTTTTGTTGA
- the LOC109742346 gene encoding uncharacterized protein isoform X2 — MVSWSEDDDSSEGEHGRYYQYATSGSDDGIVKIPATTNDSEFEGNDYVLCHEHRKRAERLVAFEGIHTGRRFLACAVKDGKNCGLVEWVDPSWPAIMENALSKLWDMYEQSKRNRIEDNLMNSFAVHKLTQEKIKLQASYDKLVGDVQALLDENERRAQMERKPDESKLQEKYDMVKNLTVSQASVIRNMKLKLAEEKTKLQAHIDELEKVVEQTKAKLNGIKAILDE; from the exons ATGGTTTCCTGGAGTGAGGATGATGACAGCAGTGAAGGTGAGCACGGCAGGTATTACCAGTACGCCACCTCAGGTTCAGACGACGGCATCGTGAAG ATCCCTGCTACCACGAATGACTCCGAATTCGAGGGCAATGATTATGTTTTGTGCCATGAACACCGGAAGCGAGCAGAAAGACTTGTTGCTTTCGAGGGCATCCATACTGGCAGGAGGTTCCTTGCTTGTGCTGTGAAG GATGGTAAAAATTGTGGACTAGTTGAATGGGTTGATCCATCTTGGCCAGCTATAATGGAGAATGCACTGTCCAAGTTGTGGGATATGTATGAGCAGTCCAAGAGAAACAGGATTGAGGACAACCTGATGAACTCATTTGCTGTTCACAAACTGACACAAGAGAAGATCAAGCTGCAGGCCAGTTATGACAAGTTGGTTGGAGATGTTCAAGCCCTTTTGGATGAGAATGAGAGGAGGGCCCAGATGGAAAGGAAGCCTGATGAGAGCAAGCTCCAGGAGAAGTATGACATGGTTAAGAACCTGACAGTATCTCAAGCCAGTGTCATTAGGAACATGAAGTTGAAGCTTGCTGAAGAGAAGACTAAGTTGCAGGCCCATATTGATGAGCTTGAGAAGGTTGTGGAGCAGACCAAGGCCAAGCTGAATGGGATCAAGGCAATCTTAGATGAATGA
- the LOC141026216 gene encoding uncharacterized protein — protein sequence MDAASYSYTKNEHLAAMNDLKRECKAAWAWLNKVPVHTWARHAMDFTCKTGLVVNNISEVFNKMILDVRGKPIKTMLEGIRTKLMVKFNTNRTKTETTNWEICPTYAEMLEEAKYNSRWCQSLMAGPNIYQVSSGDNTYSVNLLHRTCGCRKWDMTAMPCNHAVSAIVKAKLQPEDFVDDFFKKAMYKKAYGHIIFPVPGPNLWPRIRTQDIEPPVFRDKVGKQQTKRRKNQFEKPAPRDTSRMASITCSNCKLVGHRYTVCSKPLKPALAMRQNQHQPNRSHASASSTAAAPTRKRPSPCTADVGTAPPRKKAAPAATTPAATTPTAPPRRRAAPAATAPTAPPRRSPRKNATPGPTAPPRRSPRKKTTPTGTSSTSAAGHRGTFHAPRQTGRKRTVSYKMKEYLYASGN from the exons ATGGATGCAGCTAGCTACTCTTATACTAAGAATGAACACCTAGCTGCAATGAATGATTTGAAAAGAGAGTGTAAGGCAGCTTGGGCATGGCTTAATAAAGTACCAGTTCATACATGGGCTAGACATGCAATGGATTTTACATGCAAGACTGGCCTAGTTGTGAACAACATCAGTGAGGTGTTTAACAAAATGATCCTAGATGTTAGAGGGAAGCCAATAAAGACCATGCTGGAAGGAATTAGGACTAAATTGATGGTCAAATTTAACACCAATAGAACTAAGACAGAGACAACAAATTGGGAGATTTGCCCAACATATGCAGAGATGTTAGAGGAGGCAAAGTACAACTCAAGGTGGTGCCAATCTTTGATGGCTGGTCCTAACATTTACCAAGTTAGTAGTGGAGATAACACCTACTCAGTGAACTTGCTGCACAGAACATGTGGATGTAGGAAATGGGATATGACTGCTATGCCTTGCAATCATGCAGTCTCTGCAATTGTGAAAGCTAAGTTGCAACCTGAAGACTTTGTTGATGATTTCTTCAAGAAGGCAATGTACAAAAAAGCATATGGCCATATCATATTTCCTGTCCCTGGTCCAAATCTGTGGCCAAGGATAAGAACTCAGGACATAGAGCCTCCAGTTTTCAGAGACAAAGTTGGGAAGCAACAAACAAAGAGGAGGAAAAACCAATTTGAGAAGCCAGCACCAAGAGATACATCTAGGATGGCATCCATTACTTGTAGCAACTGCAAACTTGTAGGGCACAGATACACTGTGTGCTCCAAGCCCTTGAAACCAGCTCTTGCTATGAGACAAAACCAGCATCAG CCAAACAGGTCACATGCTTCTGCTTCATCTACAGCTGCTGCACCAACAAGGAAGAGGCCATCTCCATGTACAGCAGATGTTGGGACTGCTCCTCCCAGGAAGAAAGCTGCACCTGCTgcaactacacctgctgcaactACACCTACTGCTCCTCCAAGGAGGAGAGCTGCACCTGCTGCTACTGCACCTACTGCTCCTCCCAGGAGGTCTCCCAGGAAGAATGCTACCCCAGGACCTACTGCTCCTCCAAGGAGGTCTCCCAGGAAGAAAACTACCCCAACTGGTACATCTTCTACATCTGCTGCAGGCCATAGGGGTACATTTCATGCTCCAAGACAGACTGGAAGGAAGAGGACAGTTTCCTACAAGATGAAAGAGTACCTATATGCTTCTGGTAACTAG